In Drosophila simulans strain w501 chromosome X, Prin_Dsim_3.1, whole genome shotgun sequence, one DNA window encodes the following:
- the LOC6725627 gene encoding uncharacterized protein LOC6725627: MKPIGCKSIPVIFLVILGLVSLASLASSLPMTPEQELKDVDEPLGQQRQHKQQQVHQRMVKSEAVPESEYVGRIAPRDEQNPEDEYDAVTLVEELEAAGVKLADRRDLRKLTYTELARLLALWHLSQNRNVYNAKGPEEQPNQAIDER, encoded by the coding sequence ATGAAACCCATTGGGTGCAAGAGCATTCCGGTCATCTTCCTGGTGATCCTCGGCCTGGTCAGCCTGGCCAGCCTGGCCAGTTCGCTGCCCATGACTCCCGAACAGGAGCTGAAAGATGTCGACGAGCCGTTGGGTCAGCAACGTCAGcataagcagcagcaggtgcatcAGCGCATGGTGAAGAGCGAAGCGGTGCCAGAGTCGGAGTACGTCGGTAGAATTGCGCCACGCGATGAGCAGAATCCGGAGGATGAATACGATGCCGTCACATtggtggaggagctggaggccGCCGGAGTGAAGCTGGCCGATCGACGTGACCTGCGCAAGCTAACCTACACGGAGCTGGCCCGCCTACTGGCCCTCTGGCATCTGTCCCAGAATCGCAACGTTTACAATGCCAAAGGACCGGAGGAGCAGCCCAATCAGGCCATCGATGAGCGTTAA
- the LOC27208266 gene encoding putative sodium-dependent multivitamin transporter, whose translation MATLGAWDYTILAVVLVISVAIGIYYRFVGGKQSTTTEYLLADRSMNVAPVAFSLMASFMSAVTILGVSMENYQYGTMFVLINLSYVLSTPVAAYLIIPVFYRLKTASVYEYLELRFGYATRLAASLSFSLQMVLYMGIVVYAPALALEAVTGLNQVFSIVIVGVVCTFYATLGGMKAVLITDIYQSLLMFAAVFSVIICAWVKAGSLEVIWRVAQENGRIDLTNFSVDPTERHTWFTQILGGSATYLAIYGVNQTQVQRLMAVKSLSAARAALWWCLPILCLLSLSTCFSGLCIYWYYRDCDPLLEGRVNSRDQVMPLFVVDTMGEYTGLAGLFVSGIFCASLSTISSIISSLAAVTLEDYLKPLVSCCAKRTLTDRQTLWYSKLLSLFFGALCIGMAFMAGSIGGLLQAALSIFGIIGGPLLGLFTLGMYVTKANEKGAIGGLLISLAFCFWIGFGQPKPPLVSLDMSTAGCPVDRSFPRDIFLKTATTVAEEEEHFFYLYRISYMWYAALGFLITFFGGWLLSWLFALLKWDNNRRIYQDADCTLIKHDLFVPPIAKRLQRRQMPLLVVTGTSSEIGGITTESAMAPPRLDEIEWEKHKAVA comes from the coding sequence ATGGCTACTTTGGGCGCCTGGGATTACACGATCCTGGCGGTGGTGCTGGTCATCTCCGTGGCGATTGGCATCTACTACCGTTTCGTGGGCGGCAAGCAGAGCACCACCACCGAATACCTTCTGGCGGATCGCTCCATGAACGTGGCGCCCGTGGCCTTTAGCCTGATGGCCAGTTTCATGTCGGCCGTCACAATATTGGGCGTATCCATGGAGAACTACCAGTACGGCACCATGTTCGTTCTGATCAACCTGTCGTATGTGTTGTCCACACCGGTGGCCGCCTACCTCATCATTCCGGTCTTCTATCGCCTAAAGACGGCCAGTGTGTACGAGTATCTGGAACTGCGGTTTGGCTATGCCACCCGATTGGCCGCCTCGCTGAGTTTCTCGCTCCAGATGGTCCTATACATGGGCATTGTGGTCTATGCGCCGGCTCTGGCCCTGGAAGCTGTCACTGGACTGAACCAGGTCTTCTCCATCGTAATTGTTGGAGTCGTGTGCACCTTCTATGCGACGCTCGGCGGAATGAAGGCCGTACTCATCACGGACATCTATCAGTCGCTCCTCATGTTCGCCGCTGTCTTCAGCGTAATCATCTGTGCCTGGGTGAAAGCAGGCAGCTTGGAAGTGATATGGCGCGTGGCGCAGGAAAATGGACGCATCGATCTGACCAACTTTAGTGTGGATCCCACGGAACGTCACACTTGGTTCACCCAGATTCTGGGCGGAAGTGCCACCTATCTGGCCATCTATGGTGTGAATCAAACGCAGGTCCAGCGCCTGATGGCGGTGAAGAGTTTGAGTGCTGCTCGAGCGGCCCTGTGGTGGTGCCTGCCCATTCTGTGCCTGCTTAGCCTGAGCACCTGCTTCTCCGGTCTGTGCATCTACTGGTACTACCGCGACTGTGATCCGCTGCTGGAGGGCAGAGTCAACTCGCGCGATCAAGTGATGCCGCTCTTTGTCGTGGACACGATGGGCGAGTACACCGGCTTGGCCGGCCTCTTCGTTTCGGGAATCTTTTGCGCCAGCCTCTCCACGATTAGTTCGATAATCAGCTCGCTGGCGGCCGTCACCCTGGAGGATTACCTCAAGCCCTTGGTCAGCTGCTGCGCCAAACGCACGCTCACCGACCGCCAGACCTTGTGGTACTCCAAGCTGTTGTCCCTGTTCTTCGGAGCCCTCTGCATTGGCATGGCCTTCATGGCGGGATCAATTGGCGGACTACTGCAGGCGGCACTGTCAATCTTCGGCATCATTGGAGGCCCTCTGCTGGGCCTCTTCACGCTGGGCATGTATGTGACCAAGGCGAATGAAAAGGGAGCCATTGGTGGGCTGCTCATATCGCTGGCGTTCTGCTTTTGGATCGGCTTCGGGCAACCGAAGCCACCGCTGGTCAGCTTGGATATGTCCACGGCTGGATGTCCGGTGGACAGGAGCTTCCCCCGCGACATTTTCCTCAAGACTGCTACAACGGTGgccgaagaagaagagcatTTCTTTTACCTGTACAGGATCAGCTACATGTGGTACGCTGCCCTGGGCTTCCTGATAACCTTCTTTGGCGGATGGCTGCTGTCCTGGCTGTTTGCCCTGCTCAAATGGGACAACAATCGACGCATCTACCAGGATGCAGACTGCACGCTAATCAAGCACGATCTCTTCGTGCCGCCGATAGCCAAACGCTTGCAACGGCGACAAATGCCGCTCCTGGTGGTCACCGGCACCAGTTCGGAGATTGGCGGCATCACGACAGAGAGTGCTATGGCGCCGCCGCGGCTGGACGAGATCGAGTGGGAGAAACACAAGGCAGTTGCGTAG
- the LOC6725626 gene encoding uncharacterized protein LOC6725626: MGGCCSKDLDDKRSWSPEETKNGSTTSTIIAQPLDEVGSTGVFTLTRTTTSTTRQEKTVTTTSEEQEQD, encoded by the exons ATGGGAGGCTGTTGCTCGAAGGATTTGGATGACAAACGCTCGTGGAGTCCCGAGGAGACCAAGAATGGC AGCACCACATCGACCATCATTGCCCAGCCGCTGGATGAGGTGGGCTCCACCGGTGTCTTCACATTGACACGCACCACCACTAGCACCACGCGGCAGGAGAAGACGGTGACCACCACcagcgaggagcaggagcaggattAG